The following coding sequences are from one Ochotona princeps isolate mOchPri1 chromosome 8, mOchPri1.hap1, whole genome shotgun sequence window:
- the LYG2 gene encoding lysozyme g-like protein 2, whose translation MLSPVIFVGLIALIGTSRGSYPYIHSINPHLHPRLYHGCYGDILTMETSGALCDINTLLNCGIRGSEMFAEMDLKTIRPYQNLIKEVGQRHCVDPALIAAIISRESHGGAVLQNGWDYRGLKFGLMQLDKHIYHPVGSWDSKEHLLQGVGILTDRIKAIQKKFPAWSVTQHLKGGLLAFKSGIEGVISPADIEADFVNDVIARAKFYKKHGY comes from the exons ATGCTGTCCCCTGTCATCTTTGTGGGACTTATTGCCCTCATTG GCACTTCCAGGGGCTCGTACCCCTACATACACTCAATAAACCCTCACCTGCATCCTCGCCTGTACCATGGCTGCTACGGGGACATCTTGACCATGGAGACCTCGGGGGCACTCTGTGATATAAATACTTTGCTAAACTGCG GGATTCGTGGTTCAGAGATGTTTGCTGAGATGGACTTGAAGACCATAAGGCCTTACCAGAATCTGATCAAGGAAGTAGGACAGAGACATTGTGTAGACCCTGCTCTCATTGCAGCCATCATCTCCAGAGAAAGCCACGGAGGAGCCGTTCTGCAAAATGGATGGGACTACAGAGGCCTTAAATTTGGCTTGATGCAG cttgataaACACATTTACCACCCTGTTGGTTCCTGGGACAGCAAAGAACACCTCTTACAGGGTGTTGGGATACTAACAGACAGAATTAAGGCAATCCAGAAAAAATTCCCTGCCTGGAGCGTGACTCAACACCTCAAAG GTGGTCTCTTGGCCTTTAAGTCAGGAATTGAAGGTGTCATCTCACCTGCAGACATAGAAGCTGACTTCGTCAATGATGTCATTGCCCGAGCTAAATTCTATAAAAAACATGGTTACTAG
- the MRPL30 gene encoding large ribosomal subunit protein uL30m, with protein sequence MAGILLSVMQRHPSRLQTVTKGVQSLVCTEWIRHKFTKSRIPDKVFQPSPEDHDKYGGDPLHPHKLHIVTRIKSTKRRPYWEKDTIKMLGLQKAHTPQVHKNIPSVNAKLKIVKHLIRIKPLKLPQGLPTEENISSTCLKSTGELVLQWHPQHVGQNA encoded by the exons ATGGCCGGCATTTTGCTCTCAGTCATGCAGAGGCACCCAAGCAGACTACAG ACTGTGACAAAAGGTGTGCAGTCTCTCGTTTGTACAGAGTGGATTCGTCACAAATTTACCAAATCAAGGATTCCAGATAAA GTATTTCAGCCTTCACCTGAAGATCATGACAAATACGGTGGGGATCCTCTGCACCCTCACAAGCTGCATATTGTTACCAGAATAAAAAGTACAAAAAGACGGCCATATTGGGAAAAGGATACAATAAAGATGCTTGGATTGCAAAAA GCACATACTCCTCAGGTTCACAAGAATATCCCTTCAGTGAATGCAAAACTGAAGATCGTTAAACATTTGATCAG AATCAAGCCCCTGAAGCTGCCACAAGGCCTTCCGACAGAGGAAAACATATCTAGCACGTGCCTCAAGAGCACTGGGGAATTGGTGTTGCAGTGGCACCCACAACATGTGGGGCAGAATGCTTAG
- the MITD1 gene encoding MIT domain-containing protein 1 isoform X1 → MAKSGLGSDPESCAAVTVLSRAVKLDEEARYQPALVCYQEGIDLLLQVLRGTKDPAKRSNLRKKISSYMDRAENIKKYLDQVKEDGKYHKQIKIEEDATGFSYETLFQEYLNETVTEVWIEDPYIRQTHQLYNFLRFCEMLIKKPCKVKTIHLLTSLDKQGFGNVQQSSGLNEIKESLRTHGVLLQVEYSSSVHDREIRFNNGWVIKIGRGLDYFKRPQGQFSLGYCDFDLRPCHETTVDIFHTKHTKQI, encoded by the exons ATGGCCAAGTCCGGGCTGGGAAGCGATCcggagagctgtgctgcagttACTGTGCTAAGTCGAGCGGTAAAACTCGACGAGGAGGCCCGGTATCAGCCCGCGCTGGTGTGTTACCAGGAGGGGATTGATCTGCTGCTGCAAGTTCTCAGAG GCACCAAAGATCCTGCCAAGAGAAgcaatctcagaaaaaaaatttctagctACATGGATAGAGcagaaaacataaagaaatacTTGGACCAAGTGAAAGAAG ATGGGAAATATCACaagcaaattaaaatagaagaggATGCAACAGGCTTCAGCTATGAGACACTTTTTCAAGAATACCTTAATGAGACAGTTACAGAAGTTTGGATAGAAGACCCTTACATTAGACAGACACATCAG CTGTACAACTTCCTTCGATTTTGTGAGATGCTCATTAAGAAACCATGTAAAGTAAAAACTATTCACCTTCTCACCTCTCTGGATAAA CAGGGCTTTGGGAACGTGCAGCAAAGTAGTGGCCTAAATGAAATCAAAGAATCACTCAGGACTCACGGAGTGTTGTTGCAAGTAGAATACTCTTCTTCAGTACATGACCGAGAAATTAG GTTCAACAATGGATGGGTGATTAAGATTGGAAGAGGACTTGATTATTTTAAGAGACCACAG ggtCAATTTTCCCTTGGatattgtgattttgatttaagACCATGTCATGAAACAACGGTGGATATTTTTCATaccaaacacacaaaacaaatatga
- the MITD1 gene encoding MIT domain-containing protein 1 isoform X2 encodes MAKSGLGSDPESCAAVTVLSRAVKLDEEARYQPALVCYQEGIDLLLQVLRGTKDPAKRSNLRKKISSYMDRAENIKKYLDQVKEDGKYHKQIKIEEDATGFSYETLFQEYLNETVTEVWIEDPYIRQTHQLYNFLRFCEMLIKKPCKVKTIHLLTSLDKGFGNVQQSSGLNEIKESLRTHGVLLQVEYSSSVHDREIRFNNGWVIKIGRGLDYFKRPQGQFSLGYCDFDLRPCHETTVDIFHTKHTKQI; translated from the exons ATGGCCAAGTCCGGGCTGGGAAGCGATCcggagagctgtgctgcagttACTGTGCTAAGTCGAGCGGTAAAACTCGACGAGGAGGCCCGGTATCAGCCCGCGCTGGTGTGTTACCAGGAGGGGATTGATCTGCTGCTGCAAGTTCTCAGAG GCACCAAAGATCCTGCCAAGAGAAgcaatctcagaaaaaaaatttctagctACATGGATAGAGcagaaaacataaagaaatacTTGGACCAAGTGAAAGAAG ATGGGAAATATCACaagcaaattaaaatagaagaggATGCAACAGGCTTCAGCTATGAGACACTTTTTCAAGAATACCTTAATGAGACAGTTACAGAAGTTTGGATAGAAGACCCTTACATTAGACAGACACATCAG CTGTACAACTTCCTTCGATTTTGTGAGATGCTCATTAAGAAACCATGTAAAGTAAAAACTATTCACCTTCTCACCTCTCTGGATAAA GGCTTTGGGAACGTGCAGCAAAGTAGTGGCCTAAATGAAATCAAAGAATCACTCAGGACTCACGGAGTGTTGTTGCAAGTAGAATACTCTTCTTCAGTACATGACCGAGAAATTAG GTTCAACAATGGATGGGTGATTAAGATTGGAAGAGGACTTGATTATTTTAAGAGACCACAG ggtCAATTTTCCCTTGGatattgtgattttgatttaagACCATGTCATGAAACAACGGTGGATATTTTTCATaccaaacacacaaaacaaatatga
- the LIPT1 gene encoding lipoyltransferase 1, mitochondrial — protein sequence MVIPFSIKNCFQFLCSHKVPAASLKTTVRSGLILQSISNDVYQNLAVEDWIHDHVSLEDKPVLFFWRNSPSVVIGRHQNPWQECNLNLMREEGIKLARRRSGGGAVYHDLGNINLTFFTTRNKYDRMKNLKLVVRALNTVQPQLDVQATKRFDLLLDGQFKISGTASKIGRTTAYHHCTLLCCTDGTTLSSVLKSPSPGIQTNATTSTPAVVKNLLEKDPTLTCEAVTKAVAAEYAACHQLDDHITLINPADETLFPGINSRAQELQTWDWLYGKTPKFSINTSFNVLCGHSCLEIKVFIDVKNGRIEICSIEAPDHWLPLEICDKFNSSFIGSKFCPNEATMLTDILLRTYPEDQKLHSKWNILCDKIKGIM from the coding sequence ATGGTGATTCCATTTTCAATAAAGAACTGCTTCCAGTTCCTTTGTAGCCACAAGGTCCCAGCAGCTAGCTTGAAAACTACAGTAAGAAGTGGGCTCATCCTACAGTCGATTTCCAATGACGTTTATCAGAATCTGGCTGTGGAAGACTGGATCCATGACCATGTGAGCCTAGAAGACAAGCCAGTCCTTTTCTTTTGGAGAAATTCTCCGTCAGTTGTGATTGGCAGGCATCAGAATCCCTGGCAGGAATGTAATCTGAATCTGATGAGAGAAGAAGGTATAAAACTGGCCCGGAGGAGGAGTGGTGGAGGGGCAGTCTACCATGACTTGGGCAATATCAATTTGACTTTCTTTACAACCAGAAACAAATACGACAGGATGAAGAATCTGAAATTAGTTGTGAGAGCCCTGAACACTGTTCAGCCCCAGCTGGATGTGCAAGCTACCAAAAGATTTGACCTTTTGCTTGATGGACAGTTTAAAATCTCAGGAACAGCCTCTAAGATTGGCCGGACGACTGCCTACCACCACTGTACCCTTTTGTGTTGTACTGATGGAACCACCTTGTCTTCGGTACTAAAGAGCCCTTCCCCGGGGATCCAGACGAATGCCACGACCAGCACTCCCGCCGTGGTAAAGAATCTGCTTGAGAAAGATCCCACCCTGACCTGTGAGGCGGTGACGAAAGCCGTCGCTGCCGAGTATGCTGCCTGTCATCAGCTTGATGATCACATCACCCTAATCAACCCAGCCGATGAGACCCTGTTCCCTGGGATAAACAGCAGAGCCCAAGAGTTACAAACTTGGGACTGGCTATATGGCAAAACTCCAAAGTTTAGTATCAACACTTCCTTTAATGTTTTATGTGGACACTCATGTCTAGAAATTAAAGTATTCATAGATGTAAAGAATGGAAGAATTGAAATCTGCAGTATTGAAGCACCTGATCATTGGTTGCCACTGGAAATATGTGACAAATTCAATTCAAGTTTTATTGGCAGTAAGTTTTGCCCAAACGAAGCTACCATGCTAACAGATATATTACTTAGAACATATCCAGAAGACCAAAAACTGCACAGTAAATGGAATATCCTCTGTGACAAAATTAAGGGAATAATGTGA